Proteins from one Arthrobacter sp. DNA4 genomic window:
- a CDS encoding ABC transporter permease — protein MSTTVSSSRPGSPQPGGSKAAAPTAALSAKPVSWKTPVLLTVFALVSLVFFGFLAPSQTASFGISTGGDFFQLPALEINAFAGGIVLSVLLVALAAYAVFLKTRNQPAPGWLAVTFIVIFVAAFLIWVVGGARTPTISLAVLIAGSVTLAVPLVFGSLSGVLCERVGVVNIAIEGQLLGGAFTAAIVASMTRNAFIGLLAAAVAGAVVSMVLALFSIKYLVNQIIVGVVLNVLVSGVTGFLFSTVMQANKAQFNSPPGLDVIDIPILSAIPIIGPILFRQSLVGYLMYVAVAVVWVGLFKTRWGLRVRAVGEHPQAADTLGINVNATRFWNVTLGGAVAGIGGSFFTLVAIDSFTKEISGGRGFIALAALIFGRWNPVGAFFAALLFGFADNLQSIVTIIGTPVPSQFMAMLPYLVTVLAVAGLVGKSRGPAASGIPYVKG, from the coding sequence ATGAGCACAACAGTTTCATCGTCCAGGCCCGGCAGCCCGCAGCCCGGGGGCTCCAAGGCAGCCGCACCCACCGCGGCGCTTTCGGCCAAACCGGTCAGCTGGAAGACTCCCGTCCTGCTCACGGTGTTCGCCCTTGTCTCCCTGGTGTTCTTCGGCTTCCTGGCACCCAGCCAGACAGCCAGTTTTGGTATCTCCACAGGGGGCGACTTCTTTCAGCTTCCGGCGCTGGAAATCAATGCCTTTGCGGGCGGCATCGTGCTGTCGGTGCTGCTCGTGGCACTCGCCGCCTACGCCGTCTTCCTCAAGACCAGGAACCAGCCCGCGCCCGGCTGGCTGGCGGTCACCTTCATCGTGATCTTCGTGGCGGCCTTCCTCATTTGGGTGGTGGGCGGGGCCCGCACGCCCACCATCTCGCTGGCCGTCCTCATCGCCGGATCCGTGACGCTCGCGGTTCCGCTGGTGTTCGGTTCGCTGTCCGGTGTCCTGTGCGAACGCGTAGGCGTGGTGAACATTGCCATCGAGGGGCAGCTCCTGGGCGGGGCGTTCACCGCGGCCATCGTTGCCAGCATGACCAGGAACGCCTTCATCGGACTGCTCGCTGCAGCAGTTGCCGGGGCGGTGGTGTCCATGGTCCTGGCCCTGTTCAGCATCAAGTACCTGGTCAACCAGATCATCGTCGGCGTCGTCCTCAACGTGCTGGTATCCGGCGTGACGGGCTTCCTGTTCAGCACCGTGATGCAGGCCAACAAAGCACAGTTCAACTCGCCGCCGGGCCTGGACGTCATTGATATCCCCATCCTTTCCGCGATCCCGATCATCGGGCCCATCCTGTTCCGGCAGTCCCTGGTGGGCTACCTCATGTACGTGGCCGTCGCGGTGGTCTGGGTCGGCCTGTTCAAGACCAGGTGGGGCCTGCGCGTCCGTGCGGTGGGGGAGCACCCGCAGGCGGCCGACACCCTGGGCATCAACGTCAATGCCACCCGGTTCTGGAACGTCACCCTGGGCGGTGCCGTCGCCGGCATTGGCGGCTCCTTCTTCACCCTGGTAGCGATCGACAGCTTCACCAAGGAAATCTCCGGTGGCCGCGGCTTCATCGCCCTGGCGGCGCTCATCTTCGGCCGCTGGAACCCGGTGGGCGCCTTCTTCGCGGCACTGCTGTTTGGGTTCGCGGACAACCTGCAGAGCATCGTGACCATCATCGGAACGCCCGTGCCCAGCCAGTTCATGGCCATGCTGCCCTACCTGGTAACCGTCCTCGCCGTCGCCGGCCTGGTGGGCAAGTCCAGGGGGCCTGCCGCCAGCGGCATCCCCTACGTCAAGGGATGA
- a CDS encoding cytidine deaminase, with protein MDPAQMVDWAALESAAVDAMKNAYAPYSKFPVGAAALTGDGRIVSGCNVENASYGLTLCAECVLVGELQMTGGGLLRAFYCVDGQGTVLMPCGRCRQLLYEFRAPGMELMTSQGIKTMDQVLPDAFGPEHLEETR; from the coding sequence ATGGACCCGGCACAAATGGTGGACTGGGCAGCGCTGGAGTCCGCCGCCGTCGACGCCATGAAGAATGCCTACGCCCCGTATTCAAAGTTTCCGGTGGGAGCCGCAGCCCTGACGGGGGACGGCCGGATCGTCAGCGGCTGCAACGTTGAGAACGCCAGCTACGGGCTTACCCTCTGCGCGGAGTGCGTCCTGGTGGGGGAACTGCAGATGACGGGCGGGGGACTGCTGCGGGCGTTCTACTGCGTCGACGGCCAGGGCACCGTCCTCATGCCCTGTGGCCGCTGCCGGCAGCTGCTGTACGAATTCAGGGCTCCCGGCATGGAGCTCATGACCAGCCAAGGCATCAAAACCATGGACCAGGTGCTGCCCGACGCCTTTGGTCCCGAACACCTGGAGGAGACCCGGTGA
- a CDS encoding thymidine phosphorylase: MTDSKAEAFDAVDIIRTKRDKGTLSPEQIDWTIDAYTRGAIADEQMAALNMAILLNGMDRTEIARWTAAMIASGERMDFSSLRRPDGGLKYTTDKHSTGGVGDKITLPLAPLVAVFGVAVPQLSGRGLGHTGGTLDKLESIPGWRANLANDEILDQLQDVGAVICAAGAGLAPADKKLYALRDVTGTVEAIPLIASSIMSKKIAEGTGSLVLDVKVGSGAFMKDEAKARELAETMVALGKDAGVNTVALLTNMNTPLGLTAGNAIEVEESVEVLAGGGPEDVVELTVRLAEEMLACAGVHDADPAAALKDGRAMDVWNRMITAQGGDPRAALPGARESDVVYAPADGVLVELDALAVGVAAWRLGAGRARKEDAVQAGAGVRMHAKPGATVRAGEPLMTLLTDTPERFARAREALEHAVVIAPEGSRPAQQLIIDRIA; this comes from the coding sequence GTGACCGACAGCAAAGCCGAAGCGTTCGACGCCGTTGATATCATCCGCACCAAGCGCGACAAGGGGACGCTGAGCCCCGAACAGATCGACTGGACCATCGACGCGTACACGCGTGGGGCCATCGCGGACGAGCAGATGGCAGCCCTGAACATGGCCATCCTGCTCAACGGAATGGACCGCACCGAAATCGCCCGCTGGACGGCCGCCATGATCGCCTCGGGAGAGCGGATGGATTTCTCCAGCCTTCGGCGCCCTGACGGCGGCCTGAAATACACCACCGACAAGCACTCAACCGGTGGGGTGGGGGACAAGATCACCCTGCCCCTGGCTCCGCTGGTGGCAGTGTTCGGCGTTGCTGTCCCGCAGCTGTCCGGCCGCGGGCTCGGGCACACCGGCGGCACCCTGGACAAACTCGAGTCGATTCCGGGATGGCGGGCCAACCTGGCAAACGACGAAATCCTGGACCAGCTCCAGGACGTGGGGGCGGTCATCTGCGCCGCCGGTGCCGGCCTGGCCCCGGCGGACAAGAAACTCTATGCCCTGCGCGACGTCACGGGAACGGTTGAGGCCATCCCGCTGATTGCCTCCTCCATCATGAGCAAGAAGATCGCGGAGGGCACCGGGTCCCTGGTCCTGGACGTCAAGGTGGGCAGTGGAGCCTTCATGAAGGATGAAGCCAAAGCCCGCGAACTGGCCGAGACCATGGTGGCGCTCGGCAAGGACGCGGGGGTCAACACCGTCGCGCTGCTGACCAACATGAACACCCCCTTGGGACTCACGGCCGGCAACGCCATTGAAGTCGAGGAATCGGTGGAGGTGCTGGCGGGCGGCGGCCCGGAGGACGTGGTGGAACTGACCGTCCGGCTCGCCGAGGAGATGCTGGCCTGTGCAGGGGTCCACGACGCCGACCCCGCCGCCGCCCTCAAGGACGGCCGGGCCATGGATGTCTGGAACCGGATGATCACCGCCCAGGGCGGCGACCCCCGCGCGGCGCTGCCGGGGGCCAGGGAATCCGACGTCGTCTATGCCCCCGCCGATGGGGTGCTGGTGGAGCTGGATGCGCTCGCCGTCGGTGTGGCTGCGTGGCGGCTGGGTGCCGGCCGCGCCCGCAAGGAGGATGCGGTACAGGCGGGGGCCGGGGTGCGCATGCATGCCAAACCCGGCGCCACCGTGCGGGCAGGGGAGCCCCTGATGACACTGCTCACCGACACTCCGGAGCGGTTCGCCCGTGCCCGGGAAGCCCTGGAACACGCAGTGGTCATCGCTCCGGAAGGTTCGCGGCCCGCCCAGCAGCTCATCATCGACCGCATAGCATAG
- a CDS encoding DedA family protein — MQAINDFILAAAGQPWVLVLVLACCVIDGFFPPVPSESVVVGLAAVAATADVPNPLLLVLVAAAGAFLGDNIAYLLGRRVGTRRWAWMRGPRMQSAFRWAGRELHKRPASLILVARFVPIGRVAVNLTAGVTHYPHLRFVGLTVLSASLWAYYSVAIGLFFGQWFENNHVLGAAIAIVCAVALGIVVDLVINKFRGKPNVVERIREPGA; from the coding sequence ATGCAGGCCATCAATGACTTCATCCTCGCCGCAGCCGGTCAGCCGTGGGTGCTGGTCCTGGTGCTGGCGTGCTGCGTCATTGATGGCTTCTTCCCGCCCGTTCCCAGTGAGTCCGTGGTGGTGGGCCTCGCCGCCGTGGCCGCCACCGCGGATGTTCCCAACCCGCTGCTCCTGGTGCTTGTAGCGGCAGCGGGTGCATTCCTCGGGGACAACATCGCGTACCTGCTGGGCCGCCGGGTGGGCACCAGGCGCTGGGCGTGGATGCGCGGGCCGCGCATGCAAAGCGCGTTCCGCTGGGCGGGCCGGGAGCTGCACAAACGGCCGGCATCGCTGATCCTGGTGGCCCGCTTCGTCCCGATCGGCCGGGTGGCGGTAAACCTGACCGCCGGGGTCACGCATTACCCGCACCTGCGGTTCGTGGGCCTGACCGTCCTTTCGGCGAGCCTGTGGGCTTACTACTCGGTGGCGATCGGGCTGTTTTTTGGCCAGTGGTTCGAGAACAACCACGTCCTGGGCGCAGCGATTGCCATTGTCTGCGCGGTAGCGCTGGGCATCGTGGTGGACCTGGTCATCAACAAATTCCGGGGCAAACCCAACGTGGTGGAACGGATCCGGGAACCCGGGGCCTGA
- a CDS encoding DedA family protein → MEFINEAVLHAAGQWWIYPALLVFFFVDGFAMVVPSETLIVALAAFSRHSGEPNLWILGLTALVGAIAGDNMAYMLGRKIGLERWGWMRRSKVRKVFAWARYELEKRGAVLIFTARYIPWGRVAVNYVAGSTGFSHRRFFVFDAFACVTWVAYSLGIGLLASSFPWLHHNPLLSAGIAVVFAIVLGVVIDHLLRWWHKRLGRHDAPEADEWAEGSSGSGQERRPGTQALVVPSAEAGPAAK, encoded by the coding sequence GTGGAGTTTATTAATGAGGCCGTGCTCCATGCAGCGGGCCAGTGGTGGATATACCCGGCGCTGCTGGTGTTCTTCTTCGTGGACGGCTTCGCCATGGTGGTCCCCAGCGAGACCCTCATCGTGGCGCTCGCAGCCTTCTCGCGGCACAGCGGCGAACCCAATCTCTGGATCCTGGGCCTCACTGCACTTGTTGGCGCCATTGCCGGTGACAACATGGCCTACATGCTCGGCCGCAAGATCGGCCTGGAGCGGTGGGGATGGATGCGCCGGTCCAAGGTCCGGAAAGTCTTCGCCTGGGCCCGCTATGAACTCGAGAAACGCGGCGCGGTACTGATCTTCACCGCCCGCTACATCCCCTGGGGCCGTGTGGCGGTCAACTACGTCGCCGGAAGCACCGGCTTCTCGCACCGCAGGTTCTTCGTCTTCGACGCCTTTGCCTGTGTGACGTGGGTGGCCTACTCCCTTGGCATCGGCCTGCTGGCCAGCTCGTTCCCGTGGCTGCACCACAACCCGCTGCTGAGCGCGGGCATCGCCGTCGTCTTTGCCATTGTCCTGGGTGTTGTCATCGACCACCTGCTCCGCTGGTGGCACAAACGGCTGGGCCGGCATGACGCCCCCGAGGCGGACGAGTGGGCCGAAGGGTCCTCCGGTTCCGGGCAGGAACGCAGGCCCGGCACGCAGGCCCTCGTGGTGCCCTCGGCAGAAGCCGGTCCCGCGGCCAAGTAG
- a CDS encoding adenosine deaminase: MTEPIVDAAPAIDFDLKSLPKVSLHDHLDGGLRPATIIELAEAVGHTLPSTDPVALGQWFRESADSGSLVRYLETFDHTVAVMQTYDGLFRVAKEFVEDLADDGVVYGEVRWAPEQHLQKGLSLDEAVEAVQDGLEAGVEAVSETGREIQVGQLITAMRHADRGQEIAELAVRHRNQGAVGFDIAGAEDGFLPSRFRDAFTYLAQHNFPATVHAGEAAGLESIQSALVDGRALRLGHGVRIAEDIMVEFDDDEEAGDTVGLVTLGDLSSWVRDRGIALEICPSSNLQTGAIAEFGEGIESHPLDMLYQLGFNVTINTDNRLMSGVTLTDEFNLLVETFDYDLDDLLELTLNAAEASFLPLEEKEALVEYINDAYANLG; this comes from the coding sequence GTGACTGAGCCCATTGTTGACGCTGCCCCTGCCATCGATTTTGACCTGAAGAGCCTGCCCAAGGTTTCCCTTCACGACCACCTGGACGGAGGACTCCGTCCGGCCACCATCATCGAGCTGGCGGAGGCCGTTGGCCACACACTTCCCTCAACGGACCCCGTGGCCCTGGGACAGTGGTTCCGCGAATCAGCCGACTCCGGATCCCTGGTCCGCTACCTGGAAACTTTCGACCACACGGTAGCCGTCATGCAGACCTACGACGGCCTGTTCCGCGTGGCCAAGGAGTTCGTCGAGGACCTTGCGGACGACGGCGTGGTGTACGGCGAGGTGCGCTGGGCGCCCGAGCAGCACCTCCAGAAGGGGCTCAGCCTTGATGAGGCCGTGGAGGCAGTCCAGGACGGACTGGAGGCCGGCGTCGAGGCCGTCTCCGAGACCGGACGCGAGATCCAGGTGGGGCAGCTGATCACCGCCATGCGCCACGCCGACCGCGGCCAGGAGATCGCCGAACTCGCCGTCCGCCACCGCAACCAGGGCGCAGTGGGCTTCGACATTGCCGGCGCCGAGGACGGATTCCTGCCCAGCCGCTTCAGGGACGCCTTCACGTACCTGGCCCAGCACAATTTCCCCGCCACCGTACACGCAGGCGAGGCTGCCGGGCTGGAGAGCATCCAGTCCGCGCTGGTGGACGGCCGCGCCCTCCGGCTGGGACACGGCGTCCGCATCGCCGAGGACATCATGGTGGAATTCGACGATGACGAGGAAGCCGGGGACACCGTTGGCCTGGTCACCCTCGGCGACCTCTCCAGCTGGGTCCGCGACCGCGGCATCGCCCTGGAAATCTGCCCTTCCTCCAACCTGCAGACCGGCGCCATCGCGGAGTTCGGCGAAGGCATCGAAAGCCATCCCCTGGACATGCTCTACCAGCTGGGCTTCAACGTCACCATCAACACCGACAACCGCCTGATGAGCGGCGTCACCCTGACCGACGAGTTCAACCTGCTGGTGGAAACCTTCGACTACGACCTCGATGACCTGCTGGAGCTGACCCTCAACGCCGCCGAGGCATCCTTCCTGCCCCTGGAGGAAAAGGAAGCGCTGGTGGAGTACATCAACGACGCCTACGCCAACCTTGGCTGA
- a CDS encoding MazG nucleotide pyrophosphohydrolase domain-containing protein translates to MGALTHASLVEYLLEEAYEVAETIEEGHPDAELQGELGDVLLQVVLHARLAEERGAFTFDDVARGLGAKMIRRNPHVFRPDGSLQDSFPATVAEIEQKWDAVKRAEKPERQDPFEGIPQALPALARAQKSLDRAARAGLGLPAGTPVPESEDELGNLLLAVVRSARDNGMDAERALNAAVRRYQRDQSDQSDQAPS, encoded by the coding sequence ATGGGCGCCCTGACGCACGCGTCGCTGGTGGAATACCTCCTGGAGGAGGCCTACGAAGTGGCCGAGACCATCGAGGAAGGCCACCCCGACGCCGAGCTGCAGGGCGAGCTCGGTGACGTGCTGCTCCAGGTGGTGCTCCATGCCCGCCTGGCTGAGGAGCGCGGCGCCTTTACGTTCGACGACGTGGCGCGCGGCCTGGGTGCCAAAATGATCCGGCGGAATCCCCATGTCTTCCGGCCTGACGGCTCCCTGCAGGACAGCTTCCCGGCCACCGTGGCGGAGATCGAGCAGAAGTGGGATGCCGTAAAGCGGGCCGAAAAGCCGGAACGGCAGGACCCCTTCGAAGGCATCCCGCAGGCCCTCCCGGCGCTGGCCAGGGCGCAGAAGTCCCTGGACCGTGCAGCGCGTGCTGGCCTTGGGCTCCCCGCGGGGACTCCCGTCCCTGAAAGCGAGGACGAGCTCGGAAACCTGCTGCTCGCCGTCGTGCGTTCTGCGCGGGACAACGGCATGGACGCTGAGCGCGCCCTGAATGCCGCCGTCCGCCGCTACCAGCGTGACCAGAGTGACCAAAGCGACCAAGCGCCATCATGA
- the eno gene encoding phosphopyruvate hydratase: MALIDAIHAREILDSRGNPTVEVEVLLSDGQIGRAAVPSGASTGEHEAVELRDGDKGRYLGKGVQKAVDAVIDQIAPALTGFDATDQRSIDQAMLDLDGTPNKGKLGANAILGVSLAVANAAAASADLPLYKYLGGPNAHVLPVPLMNILNGGSHADSDVDIQEFMIAPIGAETFSEGLRWGVEVYHNLKSVLQQKGLSTGLGDEGGFAPNLPSNRAALDLITEAIKNAGYTPGKDIALALDVASSEFYKDGAYQFEGKSLSASDMSAYYGELVADYPLVSIEDPLDENDWDGWKTLTDAIGDKVQLVGDDLFVTNPSILQRGIDTRTANSLLVKVNQIGSLTETLDAVSLAQRAGYTTITSHRSGETEDTTIADIAVATNAGQIKTGAPARSERVAKYNQLLRIEEELDDAARYAGRSAFPRFKG, translated from the coding sequence ATGGCGCTTATCGATGCCATCCACGCCCGCGAGATCCTCGATTCCCGCGGCAACCCCACCGTTGAAGTTGAAGTCCTGCTGTCGGACGGCCAGATCGGCCGCGCCGCGGTTCCCTCCGGCGCCTCCACCGGTGAGCACGAGGCCGTTGAACTGCGTGACGGCGACAAGGGCCGCTACCTGGGCAAGGGCGTGCAGAAGGCCGTCGACGCCGTGATCGACCAGATCGCCCCCGCCCTGACCGGCTTCGACGCCACCGACCAGCGCAGCATCGACCAGGCCATGCTGGACCTGGACGGCACCCCCAACAAGGGCAAGCTGGGCGCCAACGCCATCCTGGGCGTCTCCCTGGCAGTCGCCAACGCAGCCGCTGCTTCCGCCGACCTGCCGCTCTACAAGTACTTGGGCGGCCCGAACGCCCACGTCCTGCCCGTGCCGCTGATGAACATTCTCAACGGAGGCTCCCACGCCGACTCCGACGTCGACATCCAGGAATTCATGATCGCCCCGATCGGCGCCGAGACCTTCTCCGAGGGCCTGCGCTGGGGCGTTGAGGTCTACCACAACCTCAAGTCCGTACTGCAGCAGAAGGGCCTGTCCACCGGCCTCGGCGACGAAGGCGGCTTCGCACCGAACCTGCCGTCCAACCGTGCAGCCCTGGACCTCATCACTGAGGCCATCAAGAACGCCGGCTACACCCCGGGCAAGGACATCGCCCTGGCCCTGGACGTTGCCTCCTCCGAGTTCTACAAGGACGGCGCGTACCAGTTCGAAGGCAAGTCCCTGTCCGCCAGCGACATGAGTGCGTACTACGGCGAACTCGTTGCCGACTACCCGCTGGTCTCCATCGAGGACCCGCTGGACGAGAACGACTGGGACGGCTGGAAGACCCTCACCGACGCCATCGGCGACAAGGTCCAGCTGGTGGGTGACGACCTCTTCGTCACCAACCCCTCCATCCTGCAGCGCGGCATCGACACCAGGACCGCCAACTCCCTGCTGGTCAAGGTCAACCAGATCGGTTCGCTGACCGAGACCCTGGACGCCGTCAGCCTGGCCCAGCGTGCCGGCTACACCACCATCACCTCGCACCGCTCCGGCGAGACTGAGGACACCACCATCGCGGACATCGCCGTGGCCACCAACGCCGGCCAGATCAAGACCGGTGCACCGGCCCGCTCCGAGCGCGTAGCCAAGTACAACCAGCTGCTGCGCATCGAAGAGGAACTGGACGACGCCGCACGCTACGCCGGCCGCAGCGCCTTCCCGCGTTTCAAGGGCTAG
- a CDS encoding DUF501 domain-containing protein, which produces MEHNTAAARDESRQPTAHDLEVLSRQLGRPVRDVVEIPARCVCGNPLVAATAPRLSNGTPFPTTFYLTHPVITSAVSRLEAAGVMNSMNEQLAADAGLAAAYRAAHGEYLAARDAIGQRSGIGPVPEIDGVSAGGMPTRVKCLHVLVGHSLAAGSGVNPLGDRALDMITEWWTADKCYCDGAWDTTGEAPSRDLSRHGPQGLPDIVGRPAPVRKSAGTTEASE; this is translated from the coding sequence GTGGAACACAACACGGCAGCCGCCCGGGACGAATCCCGCCAACCAACAGCACACGACCTTGAAGTACTGAGCAGGCAGCTGGGACGACCCGTCCGCGACGTCGTGGAGATTCCGGCCCGCTGCGTCTGTGGCAACCCCCTCGTGGCAGCCACCGCGCCCCGGCTGAGCAACGGCACCCCGTTTCCCACCACCTTCTACCTGACGCACCCGGTGATCACGTCCGCGGTTTCCAGGCTTGAGGCTGCCGGGGTCATGAACAGCATGAACGAGCAGCTGGCCGCTGACGCCGGGCTTGCCGCTGCCTACCGGGCGGCCCACGGGGAGTATCTGGCCGCCCGCGACGCCATCGGGCAGCGTTCCGGAATCGGTCCGGTGCCGGAGATCGACGGCGTGTCCGCCGGCGGGATGCCCACCCGCGTCAAGTGCCTGCATGTCCTGGTGGGCCACTCCCTTGCTGCGGGCAGCGGCGTCAACCCCCTGGGGGACCGGGCCCTGGACATGATCACTGAGTGGTGGACTGCTGACAAGTGCTACTGCGACGGCGCCTGGGACACCACCGGCGAGGCACCATCCCGGGACCTGAGCCGCCACGGGCCCCAAGGGCTCCCGGACATTGTGGGCCGCCCCGCCCCGGTCCGGAAATCCGCCGGAACCACAGAGGCATCCGAATGA
- a CDS encoding Ppx/GppA phosphatase family protein has protein sequence MTRVAAIDCGTNSIRLLIADIDRSNGGTKLTDVVREMRVVRLGQGVDATGELAPEALERTLGATADYARLIKEHGAERIRFVATSASRDARNRDVFVDGVRELLGVEPEVISGDEEAALSFAGASSVLPVLDGQQVLVVDLGGGSTEFVLGTAAGVTAAKSVDIGCVRLTERHLRNDPPTAEQIAAAEADVDEAMARAGRDVPLERATAVVGVAGSVTTVTAHALRLPEYSPDAIHGAALPIGDIREAATDLLEMTRAGRAALPYMHPGRVDVIGAGGLVWRRILERMGELTGGKVTAATASEHDILDGIALSIE, from the coding sequence ATGACCCGCGTCGCCGCCATCGACTGCGGCACCAACTCCATCCGGCTCCTGATCGCCGACATTGACCGCAGTAATGGCGGCACAAAGCTCACCGACGTCGTCCGGGAGATGCGCGTGGTCCGGCTGGGCCAGGGCGTGGACGCCACCGGCGAACTGGCTCCGGAGGCACTGGAACGCACGCTTGGCGCCACGGCCGACTACGCCCGCCTGATCAAAGAGCATGGCGCAGAGCGGATCCGGTTCGTTGCCACCTCCGCGAGCCGCGATGCACGCAACCGGGACGTCTTTGTGGACGGCGTCAGGGAGCTGCTGGGAGTGGAACCGGAGGTCATCTCCGGGGACGAGGAAGCGGCGTTGTCCTTTGCCGGGGCCAGCAGCGTGCTGCCCGTCCTCGACGGGCAGCAGGTGCTCGTGGTGGACCTCGGCGGGGGAAGCACCGAATTCGTCCTGGGCACCGCCGCCGGCGTGACCGCTGCCAAATCCGTGGACATCGGCTGCGTCCGGCTGACTGAACGGCACCTGCGCAACGATCCGCCCACTGCCGAACAGATTGCCGCCGCGGAAGCCGACGTGGACGAAGCCATGGCCCGCGCCGGACGCGACGTCCCCCTGGAACGCGCCACCGCCGTCGTCGGTGTGGCCGGGTCCGTCACCACCGTCACCGCGCACGCGCTCCGCCTGCCGGAATACTCGCCCGACGCCATCCACGGGGCTGCGCTGCCCATCGGGGACATCCGCGAAGCCGCCACCGACCTGCTGGAGATGACCCGGGCCGGGCGGGCTGCGCTGCCGTACATGCATCCCGGCCGCGTGGACGTCATCGGCGCCGGGGGACTGGTGTGGCGCCGGATCCTCGAACGGATGGGGGAGCTGACCGGCGGGAAGGTCACCGCGGCCACCGCAAGCGAGCACGACATCCTTGACGGCATCGCGCTGAGCATCGAGTAG
- a CDS encoding S8 family serine peptidase, translated as MHPTPASSPLVSRAAAAAVALLLAACCLFAGLFTAPAAHADEWRDKEYWLADSGITKAWEVSKGAGVKVAVIDSGIDAQHPDLKGAVVGGYDASGSGQPDGQKSVGSKPEHGTLVATMLAGRGHQPASASPSPSPGPAVPPDGIIGVAPEAQLLSVSTWLGSANPSGKSDQDQIPEAVRWAVDNGAKVINISLGSTTPQWPQSWDAAFLYAEQKDVVIVAAAGNRVGGNTQVGAPATIPGVLTVAGLDRKNVASVDASSQGISIGVAAPAENLLGGLPGGGYAEWAGTSGSTPIVAGVAALIRSRWPDMSAEQVINRIVSTAKDAGAPGKDPLYGFGILNAEAALKADVPEVSVNPLGTIAEWIRVHRRGNAAPATPLPTATSAPSAAPTLPEATVPAAKAPSQRDSAIGAAVVIGFAALFVAIIAAAGIQLRRAARNPSLAVEEPDTGVVERVKSRPDS; from the coding sequence ATGCATCCCACCCCAGCTTCAAGCCCGCTTGTGTCCCGTGCCGCGGCCGCCGCGGTGGCCCTCCTGCTGGCCGCGTGCTGCCTGTTCGCCGGCCTGTTCACGGCCCCCGCCGCACACGCCGACGAGTGGCGCGATAAGGAGTACTGGCTCGCGGATTCGGGCATTACCAAGGCCTGGGAAGTGTCAAAGGGCGCCGGCGTGAAGGTGGCCGTCATCGACAGCGGCATCGATGCCCAGCACCCGGACCTCAAAGGCGCGGTTGTCGGCGGTTACGATGCCTCCGGCTCAGGCCAGCCGGACGGCCAGAAAAGCGTCGGCTCCAAGCCTGAACACGGCACCCTGGTAGCCACCATGCTCGCAGGCCGCGGACACCAGCCCGCCAGCGCGAGCCCCAGCCCCAGCCCCGGGCCGGCTGTTCCGCCGGACGGCATCATCGGCGTCGCGCCCGAAGCGCAGCTCCTCTCCGTCTCCACCTGGCTGGGCTCGGCCAACCCCTCGGGCAAAAGCGACCAGGACCAGATTCCCGAGGCGGTCCGCTGGGCGGTGGACAACGGCGCCAAGGTCATCAACATCTCGCTCGGCAGCACCACGCCGCAGTGGCCGCAAAGCTGGGACGCCGCCTTCCTGTACGCGGAACAGAAGGACGTGGTCATCGTAGCCGCCGCCGGAAACCGGGTGGGAGGCAATACCCAGGTGGGCGCCCCTGCCACCATTCCCGGCGTGCTCACCGTCGCCGGCCTGGACCGCAAGAACGTGGCCAGCGTGGACGCCTCCTCGCAGGGCATCAGCATTGGAGTGGCTGCGCCGGCCGAGAACCTCCTGGGCGGCCTTCCGGGCGGAGGCTATGCGGAATGGGCCGGAACCTCCGGGTCCACGCCCATCGTGGCAGGCGTTGCTGCCCTGATCCGGTCCAGGTGGCCGGACATGAGCGCCGAACAGGTGATCAACAGGATCGTCTCCACGGCGAAGGACGCCGGCGCCCCGGGGAAGGATCCACTGTACGGCTTCGGCATCCTCAACGCCGAGGCAGCGCTCAAGGCTGACGTCCCGGAGGTTTCAGTCAATCCGCTGGGCACCATCGCCGAGTGGATCCGCGTGCACAGGCGGGGCAACGCCGCCCCGGCAACCCCGCTGCCCACCGCAACCTCAGCGCCCAGCGCGGCACCCACGCTGCCCGAAGCCACCGTTCCCGCCGCGAAGGCGCCGTCCCAGCGCGACAGTGCCATCGGCGCCGCCGTCGTGATCGGTTTTGCCGCCCTGTTCGTGGCCATCATCGCCGCCGCCGGCATCCAGCTCCGACGGGCGGCTCGCAACCCTTCCCTTGCCGTGGAAGAACCGGACACGGGCGTGGTGGAAAGGGTCAAATCGCGGCCTGATTCCTAG